A segment of the Candida albicans SC5314 chromosome 2, complete sequence genome:
AGTGTTTGTTGTAGTATCGCAATATAAACCCCACGTAGTAATGATGGATTGACAGTTGGTGGGTTGTAAATGATAGTTGTCAccaatttgtttgttttggttttattttttctgttgaaaatttttccttTGTCTAGTAGAATTGAAGATTGTGggaaaacgaaaaaaaaaactctcACCCAAAACCAGTACAGTCTGATTTTACTTCATCAGATAAGGAAACGGATAAGTCCACCATTTCAACAAGACTTTAATAGAAGTAAACCTGCAATActggtgaaaaaaaaaaaaaaaacaagggCAGGagggaaaagaaaatttttctagTTATGACAGGTGAAATAACTATATTATACGGATCTGAAACTGGTAATGCAGAAGAATATGCCAAGTACTTGAAACAAAGATTAAGATCTTacaatttgaaaccaaTCAACCTTGCATCACTAGACGATTATCCTTTGAAGCGATTAGTAACACACACTTCGtatttaattataatatGTTCTACAACAGGACAAGGAGAAATCCCTAGAAATGGGAAGAAGTTTATGAAATTTAtcttgaagaaaaaattaccTCTGGATTTATTCCAGCATTTGCAATTAACAACATTTGGTGTGGGAGACTCGTCGTATgttaaatataattatgctataaaaaaaattcacaCTAGATTAATGCAACTAGGGTGTCAGCTTTTATCTCCTCGGTGTGAGGCTGACGAGATTTCACCTGAAGGTGTTGATGGATACTATATTGAATGGGAGGCTGAACTTATTGCAGcattattaaacaaatttccAAGTGCCAGTAAAATTAGTTCTGAGGCTGTTCCAATGCCTGAATATAGAATTTCTGTTTCAAAAAGTGACACGACAATAGATCCAAAAGAGGTTATTGACAATCCCATTGTGTCACGACTTGGAAAAGATGGGCTCAAATTAGGCACTGTATTAGAAAACAACCGACTCACAAGTTCTAACCATTTCCAAGACGTTCGAGATTTTAAGTTTTCCAGCAATGGGTTGAACTATCTACCAGGAGATACTGTTTCATTGTTTCCATGTAACTTCGATGAGGATGTTGACGCGTTATTACAACTGCAGCCCCAATGGCTTAAAATCGCAGATAAAccattaaatttgaaaaattttccacATTTAGAGGGCGGGTTTGCTGACATCTTAACATTGAGAACGCTATTCAAGTACCATCTAGATATAATGTCTATTCCCAGACGAAGCTTTTTCGCTTTATTATGGCATTTTGTTGACCCATCGACTGAAGATGGAGAAagagaacaagaaaaattaaaggaGTTTGGCAGCTTAGATGAACCAGAAGAGTTGTATGATTACGCAAATAGACCAAGAAGGCTGATATTGGAAACTTTACTAGAATTCgaaaataatttaactaTACCGGTTTCGTATATTCTAGATTTGTTTCCTTTGATTAGACCAAGAATGTTTCTGATTGCATCATGTCCATCATCCAAAGAAGTTGAATTGGTTGTGGCAATTGTTGAATACAAAACAATCATAAGAAAAATAAGACGTGGGGTGTGTACTAGGTGGCTTAAGAATTTGAAACCGGGAGATCAATTCCTATTCTCGATACAAAGATCCAGTTTCAAGTATAAAGACGATAATAGCCCTATCATTATGGTGGCTCCAGGTACTGGTATAGCACCCATGAAGTCTTTGATTGATGAAGTGATACAAAACAACTCTAAGCAAGAgctttatttattttttggatGCCGCTTCAAAGAGAAGGATAATTTAATCGAATCGTTTTGGCATGGaaatgaaaatcaaaatctaCATTTAGTCAGTGCTTATTCAAGAGACTCGAATTCCAAATATAGGTACGTTCAAGATGCGTTGTTTGCCCATTCAGAACTAATTGGaaaattgttaattgaACAGAATGCAAAAGTGTTTGTATGTGGATCGAGTGGGAAAATGCCTAGAGAAGTAAAGATAACTTTTGTTGAAATAGTAAAGAAATTCACGGGAATGGACGAGGGAGATGCTCAAAAGTACATTATCGGCTTAGAGGACAATGGTAGGTATAAGGAAGATGCTTGGTAGTATTAGgtatatttttgtttttatagATAATTATAGATTAAGAAAGTTGATTAATAAACTTATTGTGCTAATCTGTCATGGTTATAACTTTTTGGTGCAATAATCAAGAGATTCCTGTGTGTAAACACATTTTTCTAACCAACCAAAATGTAaaagttcttttttttttttctactGTCTAAAGTTGACCCATAATCACCAAGAATTCCAACCAAAAGATGTTGAAATTGCCCTATAGACCTGTTTTCTGCACATTGAAGCAGTTTCGGTTGTATTCTAGTACTCCCGTGAAAGATATAGTGGCAAATGGGAAGACATATAAAGGTGACAATTGGACAAATGTTCCTCCATATATTCTTGAGTTAACAAAACGGAAGCTTTACAAAAACCCTAATCACCCTATTGGAATTCTTCACGATTTAATAAAGACGAGTGTAAATGGTATGGGATATACTGTGTATGAAGACTTCCCACCTATAGTTACCAAATACGAAAATTTTGATAGTTTGGGATTCCCAGAAGATCATCCAGGAAGATCTAGATCAGACACCTATTATTTGAATCGTGATCATCTTTTGAGAACTCACACATCTGCTCATGAACAACAATGTTTCACTGAATGTAAAACACCAGGGTACCTAATTTCTGCCGATGTTTATCGAAAAGATGAGATTGATCGAACCCATTATCCTGCGTTCCATCAATTAGAGGGTGCTAGGGTGTGGGATAGAAATGATCCTAACCTTTTGGAGAACATACGCAAAGACATTGACGAGATCCCAAAGACAGATATAATTGTGGAAGATGAATTTAGAGAAAACCCAGTCACCGAAAACaatccaaatcaaaaacatttgaaagaagaagaagttagACTTGTTGCTGAacatttgaagaaaacTGTTGAGtttattgtt
Coding sequences within it:
- the MSF1 gene encoding phenylalanine--tRNA ligase (Putative phenylalanine-tRNA ligase; protein level decreases in stationary phase cultures; Hap43p-repressed gene); the encoded protein is MLKLPYRPVFCTLKQFRLYSSTPVKDIVANGKTYKGDNWTNVPPYILELTKRKLYKNPNHPIGILHDLIKTSVNGMGYTVYEDFPPIVTKYENFDSLGFPEDHPGRSRSDTYYLNRDHLLRTHTSAHEQQCFTECKTPGYLISADVYRKDEIDRTHYPAFHQLEGARVWDRNDPNLLENIRKDIDEIPKTDIIVEDEFRENPVTENNPNQKHLKEEEVRLVAEHLKKTVEFIVYQVFEKARQSAKEQGLTMAYLDEPLKVRWVEAYFPWTSPSWEIEVWWKNEWLECCGCGIVQQQVLLNSGIGEDKISWAFGIGLDRIAMLLFNIPDIRLFWTLDERFHNQFRQGQINTFVPYSKYPGIKRDVSFWLDRDLHANEVMEIVRSHAGDLAESVSLVDEFVHPRTQRKSSCFRINYQSMDRNLTNLEINEIHDKVENELVEQFNVEIR
- a CDS encoding NAPDH-dependent diflavin reductase (Ortholog(s) have oxidoreductase activity, acting on NAD(P)H activity, role in iron-sulfur cluster assembly, nitric oxide biosynthetic process, oxidation-reduction process and mitochondrion localization), whose translation is MTGEITILYGSETGNAEEYAKYLKQRLRSYNLKPINLASLDDYPLKRLVTHTSYLIIICSTTGQGEIPRNGKKFMKFILKKKLPSDLFQHLQLTTFGVGDSSYVKYNYAIKKIHTRLMQLGCQLLSPRCEADEISPEGVDGYYIEWEAELIAALLNKFPSASKISSEAVPMPEYRISVSKSDTTIDPKEVIDNPIVSRLGKDGLKLGTVLENNRLTSSNHFQDVRDFKFSSNGLNYLPGDTVSLFPCNFDEDVDALLQSQPQWLKIADKPLNLKNFPHLEGGFADILTLRTLFKYHLDIMSIPRRSFFALLWHFVDPSTEDGEREQEKLKEFGSLDEPEELYDYANRPRRSILETLLEFENNLTIPVSYILDLFPLIRPRMFSIASCPSSKEVELVVAIVEYKTIIRKIRRGVCTRWLKNLKPGDQFLFSIQRSSFKYKDDNSPIIMVAPGTGIAPMKSLIDEVIQNNSKQELYLFFGCRFKEKDNLIESFWHGNENQNLHLVSAYSRDSNSKYRYVQDALFAHSELIGKLLIEQNAKVFVCGSSGKMPREVKITFVEIVKKFTGMDEGDAQKYIIGLEDNGRYKEDAW